One stretch of Pseudomonas sp. NC02 DNA includes these proteins:
- a CDS encoding serine/threonine-protein kinase, translated as MNIIIPGYDIEGEIGVGAMASVYLATQRSLERKVALKIMAAALAADPSFCERFLREGKTLARLSHPHTVTIHDIGNVGELYYMAMEYLPNGTLKERIAAGLTPEQGLTYIRQIASALGYAHAQGLVHRDVKPANILFRADGTAVLSDFGIAKSLDDRTQFTQAGFAVGTPSYMSPEQARGQEIDGRADLYALGVVLYEILVGKLPYNGTDALSTALAHLTEPLPELPVHHGRYQEVLRKLLAKDPAERFPDAAALLLALDQLPKEEQVEATLIRPLPIPVAVSNDLAGLTPVSIEIPTDKPQPQPVRQPVVTPTQHSAVSGQNRGPVLALAAVAVAVALAIAGASYWWLKDDAPAAAPPVAEAAKAVTPPATQPVAAQVDGGQRPLLMAGKKTLFQRVLSKPGAKLSHEAGGAPGEGLPAFSVLYVYQRKDVDGSPWLRVGAATDGRSDGWLPAAQASDWKQSLVLKFTERSGRAPVMFLRQSAEVEKLLADPAAAKNLLLKVQKNSEDNQQVLALEPAASAVPQNQFYLLPIFDSKESFDENGQPVQLLNVASIDPGNTPNVIAKAVGRTPAIDASADAFRTAVVLVVDTTVSMQPYIDQVRDVVHELQTRIAERGELDSVSFGLVGFRNSIKKTPGLEYVAKTLITLDQGRDPQRFLDMARQVKASTVSSHSFNEDAFAGVMQAVEGMDWSGYGGRLILLVTDAGALRKNDPFATTQMNEAEVRQAALGKQIKIYALHLRTDAGKKTHSGAETQYRTLTADANPQIGDLYTPVPGGDVRKFGERVDEIGTVFANLVHQVRSNTPQPVPLLSAAPTLADKSAAVGYAMHMDFLGRKTASQAPQLVSAWTADRDLTNTALPAFQVCVMLTKLQLNDLQQSLKLIVDAARKTQTSPKDFFQEIASASAYMSRDPQALKKGGNLADGGILGEYLEGLPYRSKSLNMTQDLWLSLSVAEQEDFIDELDSKIRLYETFHNDVANWVRFGDAEPGDALYRVPLSTLP; from the coding sequence ATGAACATCATCATTCCCGGCTACGACATCGAAGGCGAAATCGGCGTTGGCGCCATGGCCAGCGTGTACCTGGCGACCCAGCGTTCCCTGGAGCGCAAGGTGGCGCTGAAGATCATGGCGGCGGCGCTGGCGGCCGACCCGAGTTTCTGCGAGCGCTTCCTGCGCGAAGGCAAGACCCTGGCGCGCCTGTCCCACCCGCACACCGTGACCATCCATGACATCGGCAATGTCGGTGAGCTGTACTACATGGCCATGGAATACCTGCCCAATGGCACGCTCAAGGAGCGCATCGCCGCGGGCCTGACGCCGGAGCAAGGGCTGACGTATATCCGCCAGATTGCGTCGGCGCTGGGTTATGCCCACGCCCAGGGCCTGGTGCACCGCGATGTGAAGCCGGCGAACATTCTGTTCCGCGCGGATGGCACGGCGGTGCTGTCGGACTTTGGCATCGCCAAGTCCCTGGATGACCGCACGCAGTTCACCCAGGCCGGATTTGCCGTCGGCACGCCGAGCTACATGAGCCCGGAGCAGGCCCGGGGCCAGGAAATTGACGGGCGCGCCGACCTGTATGCGTTGGGCGTGGTGCTCTACGAAATCCTCGTGGGCAAGCTGCCTTATAACGGCACCGATGCGCTTTCCACTGCGCTGGCGCACCTGACTGAACCGCTGCCGGAATTGCCGGTGCACCACGGGCGCTATCAGGAGGTGCTGCGCAAGCTGCTGGCCAAGGACCCGGCGGAGCGTTTCCCGGATGCGGCGGCGTTGCTGCTGGCGCTGGATCAGTTGCCGAAGGAGGAGCAGGTAGAGGCGACGTTGATTCGGCCCCTGCCGATTCCGGTTGCGGTCTCCAATGACCTGGCCGGACTCACGCCGGTCTCCATCGAAATCCCGACCGATAAGCCGCAGCCGCAACCGGTGCGTCAACCGGTGGTGACGCCGACGCAACACTCGGCCGTGTCCGGACAAAACCGTGGGCCGGTGCTGGCGTTGGCGGCAGTTGCCGTGGCGGTCGCGCTGGCAATTGCGGGCGCAAGTTACTGGTGGTTGAAAGATGACGCGCCAGCCGCCGCGCCGCCGGTTGCCGAGGCGGCCAAGGCCGTCACGCCGCCTGCCACGCAACCGGTAGCGGCGCAGGTTGACGGCGGTCAACGCCCGTTGCTGATGGCCGGCAAGAAAACCCTGTTCCAGCGGGTACTGAGCAAGCCCGGCGCCAAGCTTTCCCACGAAGCGGGCGGGGCGCCTGGCGAAGGTTTGCCGGCGTTTTCCGTGCTCTATGTCTACCAACGCAAGGACGTCGACGGCAGCCCCTGGCTACGGGTTGGCGCCGCCACCGACGGGCGCAGCGACGGCTGGCTGCCGGCGGCGCAAGCCAGCGACTGGAAGCAGAGCCTGGTGCTCAAGTTCACCGAGCGTTCGGGCCGGGCGCCGGTGATGTTCCTGCGCCAATCTGCGGAAGTGGAAAAGCTGCTGGCCGATCCTGCCGCAGCGAAAAACCTGCTGCTCAAGGTGCAGAAAAACAGCGAGGACAACCAGCAAGTGCTGGCCTTGGAACCGGCCGCCAGTGCTGTGCCGCAGAACCAGTTTTACCTGCTGCCGATCTTCGACTCCAAAGAGAGCTTCGACGAAAACGGCCAGCCGGTGCAGTTGCTCAACGTCGCCTCCATCGACCCGGGCAACACGCCTAATGTCATCGCCAAGGCTGTCGGCCGAACGCCGGCGATCGATGCCAGCGCCGACGCCTTCCGCACCGCCGTGGTGCTGGTGGTCGACACCACGGTGTCGATGCAGCCCTACATCGACCAGGTTCGCGACGTGGTCCACGAGCTGCAAACCCGTATCGCCGAGCGTGGCGAGCTGGACAGCGTGAGCTTTGGGCTGGTGGGTTTTCGCAACAGCATCAAGAAAACCCCGGGCCTGGAGTATGTGGCCAAGACCCTGATCACCCTCGACCAAGGGCGCGACCCGCAGCGCTTCCTCGACATGGCGCGGCAGGTCAAAGCGTCGACGGTGTCCAGCCACTCGTTCAACGAAGACGCGTTCGCCGGTGTCATGCAGGCGGTGGAAGGCATGGACTGGTCCGGCTACGGCGGGCGCTTGATCCTGCTGGTGACCGACGCCGGTGCGTTGCGCAAGAACGACCCGTTCGCCACCACCCAGATGAACGAAGCCGAAGTACGCCAGGCTGCATTGGGCAAGCAGATCAAGATCTACGCCTTGCACCTGCGCACCGACGCCGGGAAGAAAACCCACAGCGGCGCCGAAACCCAGTACCGCACCCTGACCGCCGATGCCAACCCGCAGATCGGCGACCTGTACACGCCGGTGCCCGGTGGCGATGTACGCAAGTTTGGCGAGCGGGTCGACGAGATCGGCACGGTGTTCGCCAACCTGGTGCATCAGGTGCGCAGCAACACACCGCAGCCGGTGCCGCTGCTCAGTGCCGCGCCGACCCTGGCGGACAAATCCGCCGCCGTCGGTTACGCGATGCACATGGATTTCCTCGGCCGCAAAACCGCGAGCCAGGCGCCGCAACTGGTGAGTGCCTGGACCGCCGATCGCGACCTGACCAACACCGCGCTGCCGGCCTTCCAGGTGTGCGTGATGCTGACCAAATTGCAGCTCAACGACTTGCAGCAGTCCTTGAAACTGATCGTCGACGCCGCGCGCAAAACCCAGACCTCACCGAAGGATTTCTTCCAGGAAATCGCCAGCGCCTCGGCCTATATGAGCCGTGATCCACAGGCCTTGAAAAAAGGCGGCAACCTGGCGGACGGCGGCATCCTTGGCGAATACCTGGAAGGCCTGCCGTACCGCAGCAAGTCGCTGAACATGACCCAGGATTTGTGGCTGTCGTTGAGCGTGGCCGAGCAGGAAGACTTTATCGACGAGCTGGATTCGAAGATCCGCCTCTACGAAACCTTCCATAACGATGTGGCCAACTGGGTCCGTTTCGGCGATGCCGAGCCGGGTGATGCGTTGTACCGCGTGCCGCTGTCGACGCTGCCGTAA
- a CDS encoding PP2C family serine/threonine-protein phosphatase, which yields MRSTFKSASKSHVGMVRQVNEDACLDLPENGLWVVADGMGGHAAGDYVSSLIVDSLRSIPVGRSLEEYTAALRSDLLRVNGAVREETAHRGVTMMGSTVVLLATRGLRGVCLWAGDSRLYRLRDGLLESISRDHSYVQDLQDSGLLSEADARVHPRANIVTRAIGVEAQLALSSVDLLIAPGDSYLLCSDGLNKTVEDHEIREVLSHAEPDEIVRSLVHLGLNRGAPDNITAIVVKVST from the coding sequence ATGCGGTCCACGTTCAAATCCGCCAGCAAAAGCCACGTCGGCATGGTTCGCCAAGTCAATGAAGACGCTTGCCTCGACCTGCCGGAAAACGGCCTGTGGGTGGTGGCCGACGGCATGGGCGGGCACGCGGCGGGGGATTACGTCAGCAGCCTGATTGTCGACAGCCTGCGCAGCATTCCCGTGGGCCGTTCCCTTGAGGAATACACGGCGGCGTTGCGCAGCGACCTGCTGCGAGTCAACGGCGCGGTGCGCGAAGAAACCGCCCACCGTGGCGTGACCATGATGGGCAGCACCGTGGTGTTGCTCGCCACCCGAGGCTTGCGCGGCGTGTGCCTGTGGGCCGGCGACAGCCGCCTGTATCGCCTGCGCGACGGCCTGCTGGAAAGCATTTCCCGCGACCACAGCTACGTGCAGGACTTGCAGGACAGCGGCCTGCTCAGCGAAGCCGATGCGCGGGTGCATCCACGGGCGAATATCGTCACCCGCGCGATTGGCGTGGAAGCACAGTTGGCGTTGTCGTCGGTCGACCTGTTGATCGCCCCCGGCGACAGTTACCTGCTGTGCAGCGACGGCCTGAACAAGACCGTCGAAGACCACGAGATCCGCGAAGTACTGAGCCATGCCGAGCCGGACGAAATCGTCCGCAGCCTGGTGCACCTGGGGCTCAATCGCGGCGCGCCGGACAACATCACCGCCATCGTTGTGAAGGTGTCGACATGA
- the tagF gene encoding type VI secretion system-associated protein TagF yields MTTLGFYGKLACRGDFVSRALPQSFIGPWDSWLASGLLASQTRLGADWLNAYLVSPLWRFVLAPGVCGPDAAVGVVMPSIDRVGRYFPLTVAALLDHDTDPASVVGGPDAWFEQVEELLLSTLDAGASFEGFSGGIESLGAPACQPRTLGSRFAGLQRVNATDPQARMTALAEQACEGASLWWGRGSQQISPGLMRCQGLPAADDFAQFLLGQEGVV; encoded by the coding sequence ATGACCACGCTGGGTTTCTACGGCAAGTTGGCGTGCCGCGGCGACTTTGTCAGCCGCGCGCTGCCCCAGAGTTTTATCGGCCCTTGGGACAGTTGGCTGGCGTCCGGATTGCTCGCCAGCCAGACCCGCCTCGGGGCTGACTGGCTGAATGCTTACCTGGTCAGCCCATTGTGGCGCTTCGTGTTGGCGCCGGGCGTGTGCGGGCCGGACGCGGCGGTGGGCGTGGTGATGCCGAGCATCGACCGGGTGGGGCGCTATTTCCCGCTGACGGTGGCTGCGCTGTTGGATCACGACACCGACCCGGCCTCCGTCGTTGGCGGCCCGGACGCCTGGTTTGAACAGGTGGAAGAGTTGTTGCTGAGCACGCTGGACGCCGGCGCCAGCTTCGAAGGTTTCAGCGGCGGGATCGAATCCCTCGGCGCTCCAGCCTGCCAACCTCGCACCTTGGGTAGTCGCTTTGCGGGCTTGCAGCGTGTCAACGCCACAGACCCGCAGGCGCGGATGACTGCGCTTGCCGAACAGGCCTGCGAAGGCGCGAGCCTGTGGTGGGGCCGTGGTTCGCAACAGATTTCTCCCGGTTTAATGCGGTGTCAGGGCTTGCCTGCTGCCGACGATTTTGCGCAATTTTTGCTCGGCCAAGAAGGTGTTGTGTAG
- a CDS encoding ABC transporter ATP-binding protein codes for MLNLSAVHKSRGVGAQRYSLVIPGLQLRAGEQLAVVGPSGCGKSTLLDLLALVLAPDQVGQFDFNRVDIAGLWRSDQQSSLADLRSRHLGYVLQTGGLLGFLDVRGNIALSRQLLGLKDDGSVARLAEQLEITDQLDKKPAALSVGQRQRVSCARALAHGPQLLLADEPTAALDPLNAERVMQALLAQARNNGACCVIATHDEPLARASGLQVRRISCRRDADGGVTATLGEAC; via the coding sequence ATGCTGAACTTGAGCGCAGTGCACAAGAGCCGGGGCGTTGGTGCCCAACGCTACAGCCTGGTGATACCGGGCTTGCAACTGCGTGCGGGTGAACAGTTGGCGGTGGTCGGGCCGAGTGGCTGTGGCAAGAGCACCTTGCTGGATTTGCTCGCGCTGGTGTTGGCGCCGGATCAGGTCGGGCAGTTCGATTTCAACCGCGTCGACATTGCCGGGCTTTGGCGTAGTGATCAGCAAAGCTCGCTGGCGGACCTGCGTAGTCGGCACCTGGGTTACGTGCTGCAAACCGGCGGCCTGCTGGGTTTTCTCGATGTGCGCGGCAACATTGCGTTGTCGCGGCAACTCCTGGGTTTGAAAGACGACGGCAGCGTGGCGCGGTTGGCCGAGCAGTTGGAAATCACTGATCAGTTGGACAAGAAGCCGGCGGCGTTGTCCGTCGGCCAGCGTCAGCGGGTCAGTTGCGCAAGAGCCCTGGCCCACGGTCCGCAGCTGTTGCTGGCGGATGAGCCCACCGCTGCGCTCGACCCGTTGAACGCCGAGCGGGTGATGCAGGCGCTGTTGGCCCAGGCCCGGAATAACGGCGCGTGCTGCGTGATCGCCACCCATGATGAACCCCTGGCCCGGGCCAGCGGCTTGCAGGTGCGGCGCATCAGTTGCCGTCGCGACGCCGACGGCGGCGTCACCGCCACCCTTGGGGAGGCGTGCTGA
- a CDS encoding SUMF1/EgtB/PvdO family nonheme iron enzyme, with protein MYKLLGAAMALTLSCVAWADEASDKLDNPKPLPDDVSLPLPCEGNMVFRYAYVLAQGTLDDREISLGYPFSEGEAGYQQSFISGYRRDFINGQFTLKDLPKDWNKVIAPLMPKTDAKTPLKPMLYFIGKYEVTARQYAQVMSQAQSLASGEPAPACDVPTGMAARLPKVKLSRFEAERFSAVYSAWLMKYHRELLPVSGRGASADDGGLGFVRLPTEVEWEFAARGGQAVSRQDLEGRLFPRRTEGSESDGPLADYAVFNQVAGGTGQAARLMPIGTKLPNPIGMFDVIGNAAEMVQESFQLVHAGRRQGTYGGFVVKGGNYLEGEGTLFTGMRREYPLFAADGTEQSNETTGFRVAIGALSAPRSRYKELFAQWQKEGRLASLTDAIDDAQDPTKRLDSIIAASVDPRLQAELGLVNEELKRNVSLIAQQREEAAGNLIQSAALVAETINNYNIRLINLQKSRQQAIDAKDEASAQLFATAITNGRSALDGAVAIYIDNLATGTRYTDAVIQAQFQRIKEELDRKPVLGKSLVTRATLFVRHVGNYRKQQRADPATILKELLAASGQRS; from the coding sequence ATGTATAAGTTACTGGGCGCCGCCATGGCGCTGACCCTGTCCTGTGTGGCCTGGGCCGATGAGGCGAGCGACAAGCTGGACAACCCCAAGCCGTTGCCGGACGACGTCAGCCTGCCGCTGCCCTGCGAAGGCAACATGGTGTTTCGCTATGCCTACGTGCTGGCCCAGGGCACCCTGGATGACCGCGAGATCAGCCTCGGCTACCCGTTCAGCGAAGGTGAAGCGGGCTATCAGCAGTCGTTCATTTCCGGTTATCGCCGCGACTTCATCAACGGCCAGTTCACCCTCAAGGACCTGCCCAAGGACTGGAACAAGGTCATTGCGCCGCTGATGCCGAAGACCGACGCCAAGACCCCGCTCAAGCCGATGCTGTACTTCATCGGCAAGTACGAAGTCACTGCGCGGCAATATGCGCAGGTCATGTCCCAGGCGCAATCCCTGGCCAGTGGCGAACCCGCCCCGGCGTGCGATGTACCTACCGGGATGGCGGCGCGCTTGCCCAAGGTCAAGCTGTCGCGCTTTGAAGCCGAACGTTTCTCGGCGGTGTACAGCGCCTGGTTGATGAAATATCACCGCGAGCTGCTGCCGGTGAGTGGTCGCGGTGCTTCGGCGGACGACGGCGGCCTGGGCTTTGTGCGCCTGCCTACCGAAGTGGAGTGGGAGTTCGCCGCGCGCGGTGGCCAGGCGGTGAGCCGTCAGGACCTGGAAGGCCGGCTGTTTCCACGGCGTACCGAGGGCAGCGAAAGCGACGGCCCCCTTGCCGATTACGCGGTGTTCAATCAGGTCGCGGGTGGCACCGGCCAAGCCGCACGGCTGATGCCCATTGGCACCAAGCTGCCCAACCCGATCGGCATGTTCGATGTGATCGGCAACGCAGCGGAAATGGTCCAGGAATCCTTCCAACTGGTGCACGCCGGGCGTCGTCAGGGCACCTACGGCGGCTTTGTGGTCAAGGGCGGTAATTATCTGGAAGGCGAGGGCACGCTGTTCACCGGCATGCGCCGCGAGTACCCGTTGTTCGCCGCCGACGGTACCGAACAAAGCAACGAGACCACCGGCTTTCGCGTGGCGATTGGCGCCTTGTCGGCACCGCGTTCGCGCTACAAGGAACTGTTCGCCCAGTGGCAGAAGGAAGGTCGCCTGGCCTCGCTGACCGATGCCATCGACGACGCCCAGGACCCGACCAAGCGCCTGGACAGCATCATTGCCGCCAGCGTCGACCCGCGCCTGCAAGCCGAGCTCGGCCTGGTCAACGAAGAGCTCAAGCGCAACGTCTCGCTGATCGCCCAGCAGCGTGAAGAAGCGGCCGGCAACCTGATTCAGTCCGCGGCCCTGGTGGCCGAGACCATCAACAACTACAACATCCGCCTGATCAATTTGCAGAAGAGCCGCCAGCAGGCCATCGACGCCAAGGACGAGGCCAGCGCGCAGCTGTTCGCCACGGCGATCACCAATGGGCGCAGTGCGCTGGACGGCGCGGTGGCGATCTACATCGACAACCTGGCCACCGGCACGCGCTACACCGATGCGGTGATCCAGGCGCAGTTTCAACGGATCAAGGAAGAGTTGGATCGCAAGCCGGTACTGGGCAAGAGCCTGGTGACGCGTGCGACGTTATTCGTTCGCCATGTGGGCAACTACCGCAAGCAACAGCGGGCCGACCCGGCGACGATTTTGAAGGAATTGCTCGCAGCGAGCGGTCAGCGGTCTTGA
- a CDS encoding ABC transporter permease, with amino-acid sequence MRIALVASLAWQDYRNDAWLSVCSVLALVAVIAPLLVLFGLKFGLVSSLTERMENDPATREIIPLGGGRFSSEFVEQLRQRSDVAFALPRTRQIAATAQLGAVTVEMLPTAANDPLLAGLPMPKGLDQIVLSHTAAEKLGAKAGDWLKASFGRQVAGRIESQRLRVQVLQVAPLEAFARDGLFAPLGLLEAAEDYRDGRAVPAFGWDGDAVGVSEQRVYPAFRLYARRLVDVEPLRVYFAGQNLLVSTQAQTIAQVQSLSRNLSIVFWIIAGLALGGAFAAIFAAALASVARKRRELSVLRLLGFSTAGLLLFVVLQALYSAGFAAALSGLLYGLAESGLNQLFVQVPGEYASHLLARHYGLALAAVLGVSAVAAACGGWRVARIQASEGIRDV; translated from the coding sequence ATGCGTATCGCCCTGGTGGCTTCCCTGGCCTGGCAGGATTACCGCAACGATGCGTGGCTGTCGGTGTGTTCGGTGCTGGCGCTGGTGGCGGTGATCGCGCCGTTGCTGGTGTTATTCGGCCTGAAATTTGGACTGGTTAGCAGTTTGACCGAACGTATGGAGAACGACCCGGCCACCCGGGAAATTATTCCGTTGGGCGGTGGTCGATTCAGCAGTGAATTTGTCGAGCAGCTCCGCCAGCGCAGCGACGTGGCGTTCGCCTTGCCGCGCACCCGGCAGATTGCGGCGACGGCGCAGTTGGGGGCGGTGACGGTGGAGATGCTGCCGACCGCCGCCAACGACCCATTGCTGGCCGGCCTGCCGATGCCCAAGGGCCTGGATCAGATCGTGCTGAGCCACACCGCTGCCGAAAAGCTCGGGGCAAAGGCCGGGGATTGGCTGAAGGCGAGTTTTGGGCGCCAGGTGGCGGGGCGCATCGAGTCGCAACGCCTGCGGGTTCAAGTGCTGCAGGTAGCGCCGCTGGAAGCCTTCGCCCGGGATGGATTGTTTGCACCCTTGGGCTTGCTGGAAGCAGCGGAAGATTATCGCGATGGCCGCGCGGTGCCGGCGTTTGGCTGGGACGGCGATGCGGTGGGCGTCAGCGAGCAACGGGTATACCCGGCGTTCCGTTTGTATGCGCGGCGCCTGGTGGATGTGGAGCCGCTGCGGGTGTATTTCGCCGGGCAGAATCTGTTGGTGTCGACCCAGGCCCAGACCATCGCCCAGGTGCAGTCGTTGAGCCGCAACCTGTCGATCGTGTTCTGGATCATCGCCGGGCTGGCGTTGGGGGGCGCGTTTGCCGCGATCTTTGCCGCGGCGCTGGCGTCGGTTGCACGCAAGCGCCGGGAGCTGTCGGTATTGCGGTTGTTGGGGTTTTCCACCGCCGGGTTGTTGCTGTTTGTGGTGTTGCAGGCGCTCTACAGCGCGGGGTTTGCCGCTGCATTGAGTGGGCTTTTATATGGCTTGGCAGAGTCCGGCCTGAACCAATTATTCGTGCAGGTGCCGGGCGAATACGCCAGTCACCTGCTGGCGCGTCACTACGGCCTGGCCCTGGCAGCTGTCCTCGGCGTCAGCGCCGTGGCGGCGGCGTGTGGCGGTTGGCGTGTGGCGCGTATCCAGGCTTCTGAAGGAATCAGAGATGTATAA